GGCGGATCACGCGTACGTGCAGCCCCACAGCGGCATCGACGCCAACCTGGTGGCCTTCTGGGCGGTGCTATCCCAGCGGGTGGAGTCACCGGCGTTGGAGCGTCTCGGCGCGGGGCACGTGAACGACCTGTCCGACGCGGATTGGGAGGCGTTGCGCCGCGAACTGGGTGACCAGACCTTGCTGGGCATGTCGCTCGAAGCCGGTGGCCACCTCACCCACGGCTTCCGTCCCAACGTGTCGGGCAAGCTGTTCCGGCACCGCTCCTACGGTGTCGACCCGCAGAGCTTCCTCATCGACTACGACGAGGTCCGCCGCCGGGCCCACGAGGAGCGGCCGTTGATCCTGATCGGCGGCTACAGCTCCTACCCCCGGCTGGTCGACTTCGCCGTCATGCGCGAGATCGCCGATGAAGTCGGCGCCACGCTCATGGTCGACATGGCCCACTTCGCGGGGCTCGTCGCCGGCCGGGTGCTGACCGGCGATCACGACCCGGTGTCCCACGCCCAGATCGTGACGACTACGACCCACAAGACCCTACGAGGCCCCCGAGGAGGCCTCGTGCTCTGCGACGCGGACCTCGCCGAGACGGTCGACCGGGGCTGCCCGCTGGTGCTCGGCGGCCCCCTGCCCCACGTCATGGCGGCCAAGGCCGTCGCCCTGTCCGAAGCATCCGAGCCGTCCTTCGCTGGCTACGCCGCGGCCGTGGTCGACAACGCTCGTACCCTGGCCGACGGGTTGATGGTCCGCGGCGTCCCGGTGGTCACCGGTGGCACCGACAACCACATCGTGCTCCTCGACGTCCGCCCCTACGGGCTCACCGGTCGTCAGGCCGAAGCAGCGCTGCGGTCCGCGGGCGTCACCATGAACCGCAACGTCGTCCCCGACGAGACCAACGGCGCCTGGTACACCAGCGGCCTCCGCCTCGGCACGCCCGCACTGACGACCCTGGGCATGGGTCCCGCCGAGATGACCGAGATCAGCGACATCATCGCAAGGGTCCTCCGCAGCACCCGACCAGGTGTCATCGCGTCCGGCAACCGCCAGGGCCAGCCGTCGCGCGTGCACTACCAGCACGACGCGGGCATCACCGACGAGGCCCGCACCCGGGTCGACGACCTCCTCACCCGTCACCCGCTCTACCCCGACATCGAGCTGTAGTCGGCACTGGCCAGTCGGTGTGCCACGACATGTCGAGGTCGACTCGACCGTCGCGGACCCGGCGTTGGGTGATGGCCTCGGCGGGCCGATCAGCGGAGCGTTGTGGGACATTGGTCCGTCACGCCCGCGCCGACCCAGATCGCCGAATCGGTCGAGCGCTCGGTCTGCGGTCTGGTTCGCACCACGAGGGTGTTGAGTAGGTGCGATCGGGGCGCCGATGAG
This DNA window, taken from Acidimicrobiales bacterium, encodes the following:
- a CDS encoding glycine hydroxymethyltransferase, whose product is MAAGTLLSTYLARFDIPTEAISPETVAFAVALDAVAAVEPAVADAMVRELADERRHLKLIASENFASPAVLLAMGSWLSDKYAEGSPGRRFYAGCENVDVIEARAGELARELFGADHAYVQPHSGIDANLVAFWAVLSQRVESPALERLGAGHVNDLSDADWEALRRELGDQTLLGMSLEAGGHLTHGFRPNVSGKLFRHRSYGVDPQSFLIDYDEVRRRAHEERPLILIGGYSSYPRLVDFAVMREIADEVGATLMVDMAHFAGLVAGRVLTGDHDPVSHAQIVTTTTHKTLRGPRGGLVLCDADLAETVDRGCPLVLGGPLPHVMAAKAVALSEASEPSFAGYAAAVVDNARTLADGLMVRGVPVVTGGTDNHIVLLDVRPYGLTGRQAEAALRSAGVTMNRNVVPDETNGAWYTSGLRLGTPALTTLGMGPAEMTEISDIIARVLRSTRPGVIASGNRQGQPSRVHYQHDAGITDEARTRVDDLLTRHPLYPDIEL